The DNA region TCCTTAAGGTCATTCCATTGGTCAAATTTACCTTTCAGAGCTTTTGTTCCCGCACGTGCATCAACTCCAGCAGCGAGTCTTTTACGACTAAATGAGTCAACAAGTTCAAATTCCATATGAGCTTGACCAACTTGCATGTGAGTACCAGTAGTAAATTTT from Lentisphaera araneosa HTCC2155 includes:
- a CDS encoding DUF3313 family protein, which translates into the protein KFTTGTHMQVGQAHMEFELVDSFSRKRLAAGVDARAGTKALKGKFDQWNDLKEAFEFWTQKVRYELVERGAGTPTEEDKEKMEEEKEDKE